In the genome of Oceanispirochaeta sp. M1, one region contains:
- a CDS encoding two-component regulator propeller domain-containing protein, which produces MGKSSLTLILFLTVFGNVFSLEKSEIFQSLTVDEGLAQNSVIVIEEDSYGFLWIGTQAGFTRWNGTTLINYPRKDIDAFPPGFVNLINSTFAVNIVR; this is translated from the coding sequence ATGGGAAAAAGCAGCCTGACTCTTATCCTGTTTTTGACAGTTTTCGGAAATGTCTTTTCTCTGGAGAAGTCTGAGATCTTTCAATCTCTCACCGTTGATGAGGGACTTGCTCAGAACTCAGTAATTGTCATTGAAGAGGATAGTTACGGTTTTTTATGGATAGGCACCCAGGCAGGTTTTACCCGCTGGAATGGAACAACTCTCATTAACTATCCCCGTAAGGACATCGATGCCTTTCCCCCGGGATTTGTAAATCTTATAAACTCAACTTTCGCAGTAAACATTGTTAGATAA